GCAAGGTGGTGACGCTCGACCGGGCCGACATCGAGTTCGGCGAACTGAACAACAAGTACATCGACAACGAGTTCGACGCCACCATCATCGAGACCGGCTTCCACGACAACGAGCAGGACTCGCAGATGCTCCGCGACCCGCGCGTGCGGGACGCCATCGCGAAGGCCGCCTGCGAGGGACTGATCAAGTACTTCCACGAAATCGACGGCGGGCGGACGCCGGTGGTCGCGCCGCCGGCGGCGGTTACCCACCTGCGCGCGACCGCGCCGCGCGACGGGGTTGTCACCCTGGCCTGGAACGCCCCGAAGAGCGGCGCCGCCAGCGGCGGTCGCCCGGCGGGTTACGTCGTGTACACATCGACCGATGGCAGGTCCTTCGACAGCGGCCGCCGCGTGCCGGGCGGGGCGACGTCGACCTACAGCGTGGCGGGGCTGGACGCCAAGCGGCCGTGCTTCTTCCGCGTCGCTTCGTACAACGCGGGGGGCGTCTCTACGCCGTCCGAAGCGTTGCCGTGCACGCCACGGTCGCAGGGACAACGCGTGCTGGTGGTCGACGGCTTCGACCGCTGGGACCGCCACATGAACGCCACCCAGCCGCACTACCAGGGCGGCCAGGCCGACCGCGTCCGCACGCGGGTCGACAACCCACGACTCGCCGCCGCGGTCACCACCACGGCCATCTGCGACGCCAACGCCAACGTCATCGTCGAGGGCGCCGCCAACGAGGCGGTCGCCGGCGGGCTCGTTTCGCTCAACGACTACGACGCCGTGTTCTGGGTGCTGGGCGAGGAGTCCTCCCACGACCGCACCTTCGACGACCGCGAGCAGCAGCTCGCCGCCGCGTACCTGTCGGGCGGCGGCAAGCTGTTCGTGTCGGGGGCCGACCTCGCGTGGGACCTCGACAACCTCAATCACGGCCGCGACTTCTGCCGCGGGGTGTTGCGCATGGAGTTTGTCGCCGACTCGCCTGCCGCCTCCGATGCGTCGGGCGCGACCGGATCCGCCCTGGACGGCGTGCACGTTGTGCTGCCGCAAGACGCCGTGTCTGCCGCGGCCCCGGACGCCGTGCGCGCCGCAGGCGGCGGCCGGGCGGCGTTGACCTTCGGCGGCAGCAAGCTCGCCGCCGCCGTGCAGCACGCCGACGGCCAGCAGCGCGTCGTGGCGATGACCATCCCGCTGGAGTTGATCCCGGACCCAGCCGCCCGTTCCCAGATCGCCGCCGCCGCTCTGCGGTTCTTCGAACTCGGCGACTGACCTTCCCCCACCCCACAGCCGACCCCGCCATGAAGTACCTTGCCGCCCTGCTGACGATCGCCTGCGCCATGCCCGCCGCCGCCCAAGACCCCGAGCCGATCGTGCTGACGGACAAGGCGCGGCAGATCCACCAGCGGGTCCCGGTGGCCGACGGCCACAACGACCTGCCGTGGGAGATCCGCACCAAGGGCGACTCGAACCTCGACACGCTCGACATCAGCCAGCCGCAGCCCACGCTGCACACGGACATACCCCGCATGCGCAAGGGCGGCGTCGGCATCCAGTTCTGGTCGGTCTGGGTGCCGGTCAGCACCAGCCGGCGGGGGACCTCGCTGCGGACCACGCTCGAGCAGATCGACCTCGTGAACCAGATGGTCCGCCGCTACCCCGGCGAGCTGCGTCTGGCGCTCACCACCGACGATATCGATCAGTGCCTGGCGGACGGCAAGATCGCCTCGCTCATCGGCGTTGAGGGCGGGCACTGCATCGAGGGCTCCATCGCCACGCTGCAGCAGCTCTACAAGCGCGGCGCCCGCTACATGACGCTGACCCACTCCGACTCACTCGACTGGGCCGACTCGGCGACCGACGAGAGCCGCGCCGGCGGCCTGTCGGAGTTCGGTAAGGAGGTCATCCGCGAGATGAACCGGCTGGGCATGATGGTCGACATCTCGCACGTCTCGCCGGAGACCATGCACCAGACGCTCGACACGACCGCCGCGCCGGTGATCTTCTCGCACTCCTCCTGCCGCGCGGTGGCGGACCACCCCCGCAACGCCCCGGACGACGTGCTCAAGCGTCTGCCGGAAAACGGCGGCGTGCTGATGATCAACTTCTTCTCCGGCTTTGTCGTGCCGGCGGCGACCGACAACTACACCTACAAGTTCAACCTCCGCAAGCAGCTCGCCGAGGAACTGGGCGACGACGAACGGGCGATCCGGCGCCGGATGAACCAGCTCACCGCCGACATGCCCATGCCCGCCGGCACCATCCACGACGTGCTGGACCACATCGACCACGCGGTGAAGGTGGCCGGGATCGACCACGTCGGCCTCGGCTCCGACTACGACGGCGTGAGCGTCCTCCCGGCGCAGCTCGAGGACGTCAGCTGCTACCCGTACATCACCCAGGG
This genomic interval from Posidoniimonas corsicana contains the following:
- a CDS encoding golvesin C-terminal-like domain-containing protein, translated to MKMHQLRTILLVTAVLAASVCPAQDDEPVVSLGPVAVGGRPTGALSGKIVYVHGGHGYTANNDRDGSWTTQRPLLLGMVEDLGNKDQMDFFVDHIFRAGATVVPLRPVGDQPLEVVMDNTDPGVTFKGDWRTGLGGVYFGQADAEPYRFAHTTAAETATAEYRPNLPKAGVWPVYAWATAGGNRAADQTYAVHHAGGVSEVSVDHRRVGHGLVYLGSYYFNAGTDGAVVIGNASREPGSVVIADMIRFGNGRGDTDRGGGVSGQDRETESGLYWIAWHVARSQGIETDSYRQIRADQSATVSAPPRYSKFMNNEAEGPAEDRVFVSFHSNAGSGKNRGVLGLYNGNNYATSRTPHQLLLAETLAREINENLIAQPGVFEHDWYDRGKVVTLDRADIEFGELNNKYIDNEFDATIIETGFHDNEQDSQMLRDPRVRDAIAKAACEGLIKYFHEIDGGRTPVVAPPAAVTHLRATAPRDGVVTLAWNAPKSGAASGGRPAGYVVYTSTDGRSFDSGRRVPGGATSTYSVAGLDAKRPCFFRVASYNAGGVSTPSEALPCTPRSQGQRVLVVDGFDRWDRHMNATQPHYQGGQADRVRTRVDNPRLAAAVTTTAICDANANVIVEGAANEAVAGGLVSLNDYDAVFWVLGEESSHDRTFDDREQQLAAAYLSGGGKLFVSGADLAWDLDNLNHGRDFCRGVLRMEFVADSPAASDASGATGSALDGVHVVLPQDAVSAAAPDAVRAAGGGRAALTFGGSKLAAAVQHADGQQRVVAMTIPLELIPDPAARSQIAAAALRFFELGD
- a CDS encoding dipeptidase, yielding MKYLAALLTIACAMPAAAQDPEPIVLTDKARQIHQRVPVADGHNDLPWEIRTKGDSNLDTLDISQPQPTLHTDIPRMRKGGVGIQFWSVWVPVSTSRRGTSLRTTLEQIDLVNQMVRRYPGELRLALTTDDIDQCLADGKIASLIGVEGGHCIEGSIATLQQLYKRGARYMTLTHSDSLDWADSATDESRAGGLSEFGKEVIREMNRLGMMVDISHVSPETMHQTLDTTAAPVIFSHSSCRAVADHPRNAPDDVLKRLPENGGVLMINFFSGFVVPAATDNYTYKFNLRKQLAEELGDDERAIRRRMNQLTADMPMPAGTIHDVLDHIDHAVKVAGIDHVGLGSDYDGVSVLPAQLEDVSCYPYITQGLLDRGYNEEQIGKILSGNILRVMKAVEEHAAQLKQQQ